A stretch of the Asticcacaulis sp. ZE23SCel15 genome encodes the following:
- a CDS encoding energy transducer TonB produces MALWLSPKPDLTVLDDGGITITMVAPEFDVTDAAEGADAPDNSATEASPEDAAKTAPSPNSVAPVSIKSTPVDVASGPDVGATSLNDDGPGNAPEQTSGNQVAPTYVTTSQPAASSTLPAVASSGRSHTKSYMAQVRTWIERHKTYPRGAKRLRQEGGVIISFTLDRQGRVLSSRVVKSSGIAAFDREALDVLKRAEPMPKPPKDVKGDVVEMTTELEFSLQN; encoded by the coding sequence ATGGCGCTTTGGTTGTCACCAAAGCCTGATCTGACGGTGCTGGATGACGGCGGAATAACTATCACTATGGTTGCCCCTGAATTTGATGTGACTGATGCGGCAGAGGGGGCGGATGCGCCTGATAACAGCGCAACCGAAGCCTCGCCCGAAGACGCAGCTAAGACTGCCCCGTCGCCAAACTCAGTTGCACCGGTTTCAATCAAATCAACCCCTGTGGATGTAGCCAGCGGACCTGACGTCGGTGCAACTTCATTGAACGATGATGGTCCGGGTAACGCGCCTGAGCAGACTTCAGGAAATCAGGTGGCCCCGACATATGTGACAACAAGTCAGCCCGCAGCATCGAGCACCCTGCCTGCCGTAGCCAGTTCAGGACGTAGCCACACCAAGTCCTACATGGCGCAGGTGCGGACCTGGATTGAGAGACATAAAACCTATCCGCGCGGTGCCAAACGTCTGCGTCAGGAGGGGGGAGTCATAATCAGCTTCACCCTTGATCGACAGGGACGTGTCTTGTCGAGCCGTGTGGTAAAATCGTCCGGGATTGCAGCCTTTGATCGTGAAGCCTTGGATGTACTAAAGCGCGCGGAGCCCATGCCCAAACCCCCAAAAGACGTCAAGGGTGATGTAGTGGAAATGACAACTGAGCTTGAGTTCAGTCTTCAAAATTGA
- a CDS encoding TonB-dependent receptor: MSKFSGRRGGVSVSVLGLALALAAGGQVAAPAALAQDADSKTDTGTEQDDGAVSQLSLGKIVVSTGVDKVAIDTPQSVTTLDQEDIDNAQASTIGDLLEGIPGVSAVGGVSGLGQGFNIRGMGTGVADSDSRILINVDGVSKFFEQYRMGGFFSEPELYKRVEVLRGPSSSTLYGAGALAGVINFQTKDASDFLRGDDRLMVRVKGSGESNADARAGSVIIAGRPTDNLDLLLSLSSRVSDDYTDGNGDVVVPSKAEGDSVLAKARYYVGGDKSHSVWASAENWQNDSYQVYDQAEAFATTPVRRKTENESYIVGYDNAFEGNDWLDVKAQFAYSNMQVDQTENAGFSPNGVGYNSSYVYKTVQGRLENTSTLTFGPDWNAFVTTGLQTYKQERRNPRYRQDGSYINPGATTHPEGDLTRYSAFIQGEFIWKEKLTIIPGVRVDRVKLELDYLIATQTKPELVEDTGVSPKIAVLYSLNDNFNLFGSVSRTVRMPVLDEIYSAVAGTPLTQQPANLNLHNEESDNIEVGGAVAFDSLFADRDKFHAKVTVFRNDVDNLIARGSPGDYYFQNFGKARYEGVELEAEYATRRFFTRAALSIVDGEDRTGLTSAGLPKPIIPLNTIPADELTLNAGYVIPSWNLTLGWRGEFAKEAYKYNATTGAVTDTTDDYNIHSLYAVWKPQGEAVLRGVDVRLSVDNIGDEYFQRHLSSLPAEGRTVKLSVGKTF; this comes from the coding sequence ATGTCGAAGTTTTCAGGGCGCCGTGGGGGCGTAAGTGTATCGGTTTTGGGATTGGCGTTAGCGCTGGCAGCGGGGGGGCAGGTCGCAGCACCCGCCGCTTTGGCGCAGGATGCCGATTCCAAAACCGATACCGGCACAGAACAGGACGACGGCGCGGTCTCGCAACTGTCGCTGGGTAAGATTGTGGTCTCGACCGGCGTCGATAAGGTCGCTATCGATACGCCGCAGTCGGTCACCACGCTTGATCAGGAAGACATCGACAACGCTCAGGCCTCGACCATCGGCGACCTGCTGGAAGGGATTCCGGGCGTGTCGGCGGTCGGCGGCGTCAGCGGTCTGGGGCAGGGCTTTAACATCCGCGGCATGGGCACGGGTGTGGCCGATTCCGACAGCCGCATCCTGATCAATGTCGATGGCGTCTCAAAGTTTTTCGAGCAGTACCGCATGGGCGGCTTCTTCTCGGAGCCAGAGCTTTATAAGCGCGTCGAAGTGCTGCGCGGGCCGTCGTCCTCAACCCTTTACGGTGCAGGCGCTCTGGCGGGTGTGATCAATTTCCAGACCAAGGATGCCTCGGATTTCCTACGCGGCGATGACCGCCTGATGGTGCGCGTAAAAGGCAGCGGGGAATCCAATGCAGATGCCCGCGCCGGGTCGGTGATCATAGCGGGGCGTCCGACCGACAACCTTGATCTGTTGCTCAGTCTGTCGTCGCGGGTCAGTGATGACTATACTGATGGCAACGGCGATGTGGTAGTCCCATCCAAGGCGGAAGGCGATTCCGTGCTGGCCAAGGCGCGTTATTATGTGGGTGGCGACAAGAGCCACAGCGTGTGGGCGTCGGCCGAAAACTGGCAGAACGATTCCTATCAGGTCTATGATCAGGCCGAAGCGTTCGCGACCACGCCGGTACGCCGCAAAACCGAAAACGAAAGCTATATTGTCGGCTACGACAATGCGTTTGAAGGCAATGACTGGCTGGATGTGAAGGCGCAGTTCGCCTATTCCAACATGCAGGTCGATCAGACCGAAAACGCTGGGTTCAGCCCCAATGGCGTCGGCTATAATTCATCCTACGTCTATAAAACCGTGCAGGGGCGGCTGGAAAACACCTCGACCTTGACCTTCGGACCGGACTGGAACGCCTTTGTGACGACGGGCCTGCAAACCTATAAGCAGGAACGCCGCAACCCTCGCTACCGTCAGGACGGCAGCTATATCAATCCGGGTGCCACCACCCACCCGGAAGGCGACCTGACCCGCTACAGCGCCTTCATTCAGGGCGAGTTTATCTGGAAAGAAAAACTGACCATCATCCCCGGCGTGCGCGTGGACCGGGTCAAGCTGGAGTTGGATTACCTGATCGCCACCCAAACGAAACCGGAGTTGGTTGAGGACACTGGCGTGTCGCCGAAGATCGCGGTGCTTTATAGCCTCAACGACAATTTCAATCTGTTCGGGTCGGTGTCGCGCACCGTGCGTATGCCCGTGCTGGATGAAATCTATTCGGCGGTTGCAGGCACGCCCCTGACTCAGCAGCCAGCCAACCTCAACCTGCATAACGAAGAATCCGATAATATCGAAGTCGGTGGTGCTGTGGCCTTTGACAGCCTGTTTGCCGATCGTGACAAGTTCCACGCCAAGGTGACGGTGTTCCGCAACGATGTCGACAATCTGATCGCCCGGGGCAGTCCCGGAGATTACTATTTCCAGAACTTCGGTAAGGCCCGCTATGAAGGGGTTGAGCTTGAGGCGGAATATGCCACCCGCCGGTTCTTCACTCGTGCGGCCTTATCTATTGTGGATGGCGAGGATCGCACCGGACTCACCAGTGCGGGTCTGCCCAAACCAATCATTCCGCTTAATACTATCCCTGCTGATGAACTGACGCTCAATGCCGGTTATGTCATCCCGTCGTGGAACCTGACACTGGGCTGGCGCGGTGAGTTCGCCAAAGAAGCGTACAAATATAATGCCACAACCGGCGCAGTCACCGACACGACCGACGACTATAATATCCACAGCCTCTATGCCGTCTGGAAGCCGCAGGGCGAGGCCGTGCTGCGCGGTGTGGATGTGCGCTTAAGCGTCGATAATATCGGCGATGAATATTTCCAACGGCATCTATCCTCCCTGCCCGCGGAAGGCAGAACGGTGAAGCTCAGCGTCGGCAAGACATTCTAA
- a CDS encoding DUF4198 domain-containing protein, which translates to MSKPLWLKASPLFFIGLMASSALAHSPYLRPNHFTPDKARKHVTVEASFAEGQIRPDVAMKSDAFNLTAPDGATTPLTPAAILKDAVLLEPALPVEGTYRISSGVRTGRVAKATIKDGKVVFGEGPASAPKAGDKVVDVQSLTRADVYVTKGAPTTGAYAKPQTGVAIQPVTAPNDAYANEPFSFAVLNSGKPVASEDIEIVRDGEIYEAKKAAPLHLKTGADGTARFTPSKTGVYLIQVRVRSQSPDRADLWLSETATLTLEVLPQ; encoded by the coding sequence ATGTCAAAACCCTTATGGCTCAAAGCCAGCCCTCTGTTTTTTATAGGCTTAATGGCCAGTTCAGCCCTGGCCCACTCCCCCTATCTGCGTCCAAACCACTTCACGCCGGATAAGGCCCGCAAGCATGTCACCGTCGAAGCCTCGTTTGCGGAAGGCCAGATCAGGCCAGATGTCGCTATGAAATCGGACGCCTTTAACCTCACGGCCCCTGATGGCGCGACCACGCCCCTGACCCCGGCGGCGATCTTGAAAGACGCGGTTCTGCTTGAGCCCGCCCTGCCTGTTGAGGGCACCTACCGCATCTCATCGGGAGTGCGTACCGGCCGCGTCGCCAAGGCCACGATAAAGGACGGCAAGGTCGTCTTTGGCGAAGGCCCCGCCTCAGCTCCGAAAGCGGGTGATAAGGTCGTCGATGTCCAGAGCCTGACGCGCGCCGATGTCTATGTCACCAAGGGCGCGCCCACGACCGGCGCCTACGCCAAGCCGCAAACCGGTGTGGCTATCCAGCCCGTCACCGCGCCCAATGACGCCTATGCCAATGAACCTTTCAGCTTTGCTGTGCTCAATTCCGGTAAGCCGGTGGCCAGTGAAGATATCGAAATCGTCCGTGACGGCGAAATCTACGAAGCTAAGAAAGCGGCCCCTTTACACCTGAAAACCGGTGCCGACGGCACGGCCCGCTTCACGCCTTCGAAAACCGGCGTCTACCTCATTCAGGTGCGCGTCCGAAGCCAAAGCCCTGACCGCGCCGATCTGTGGCTGTCGGAAACCGCCACCCTCACCCTCGAAGTTCTGCCTCAATAG
- a CDS encoding cytochrome c family protein, protein MRFGVKSRFFVLGLAISLTACEPAPKPATSPKSSSHAPSATLSEAEKAQVLASLPAPYNTASLEEGKKQFGKCRSCHVLIETTATTTGPHLYGVLGRKAGTEGSYPYSDAMKAHNVTWDFATLDTFLTKPRDAVPGTKMAFLGIKEAKDRENLLAYITVETAKKPQ, encoded by the coding sequence ATGCGGTTCGGAGTAAAATCACGGTTTTTTGTATTAGGCCTGGCCATATCTCTGACGGCGTGTGAACCGGCTCCCAAACCCGCCACATCTCCTAAATCGTCATCTCATGCGCCTTCGGCCACCCTGAGCGAAGCTGAAAAAGCACAGGTTCTGGCGTCACTGCCAGCACCTTATAATACCGCAAGCCTCGAAGAGGGTAAAAAGCAGTTTGGCAAATGCCGTTCGTGCCATGTGTTGATCGAGACGACCGCGACCACGACCGGCCCTCATCTGTACGGAGTATTGGGTCGAAAAGCTGGCACCGAAGGCAGCTATCCTTATTCAGACGCTATGAAAGCCCATAATGTGACTTGGGATTTCGCCACTCTCGACACCTTCCTGACCAAGCCACGCGACGCGGTTCCAGGCACCAAAATGGCATTTTTAGGCATTAAAGAGGCCAAGGATCGCGAAAATCTTTTGGCCTATATTACGGTCGAAACCGCTAAGAAACCGCAATAA
- a CDS encoding NfeD family protein, protein MPDFATLLTSEPLGMQAFWVWLTLGVIVLGLEIMLGTEWLLWPAASAGVVALLTLTGLPIGFVFQVIIFSVLTLTLSILSRRFMKKDAPAGDINDPGQRLVGKTATVVEGFGGSHEGRVIYDGVEWPAVIEGDEDAKLKARESVKILKVSEGKLVISRAA, encoded by the coding sequence ATGCCTGATTTTGCAACGCTTTTGACATCTGAGCCGCTGGGCATGCAGGCCTTTTGGGTATGGTTGACCCTGGGTGTCATTGTGCTTGGTCTTGAGATTATGTTGGGTACGGAATGGCTGCTTTGGCCTGCGGCATCGGCCGGGGTTGTGGCCTTACTGACCCTGACCGGGTTGCCTATCGGTTTTGTGTTTCAGGTAATTATCTTTTCTGTCCTGACACTTACCCTGTCGATATTGTCGCGTCGCTTTATGAAAAAAGACGCGCCTGCAGGCGATATTAATGATCCTGGCCAGCGTTTAGTCGGTAAGACAGCCACTGTTGTTGAAGGCTTTGGCGGCTCACACGAAGGCCGCGTGATTTATGACGGCGTAGAGTGGCCAGCGGTCATTGAAGGGGATGAGGACGCTAAGCTCAAGGCGCGCGAATCTGTGAAAATCCTCAAAGTCAGCGAAGGCAAGTTGGTGATTTCACGCGCCGCGTAA
- a CDS encoding SPFH domain-containing protein has protein sequence MFVSAFSAVILILAIVIAFSIIKIVPQGREFTVERFGRYTRTLKPGISFLTPFVESIGRRVNMMERVVDVPQQEVITKDNVVVKVDGIVFTQVMDAAAAAYRVDNLDNAVTQLAMTNLRTVVGGMELDEVLSQRNSINSRLLTVIDQATSPWGVKVNRIEIKDLKPPLDITDSMARQMKAERERRAQIIEADGDKQAAITRAEGNKQATVLEAEGRREAAYRDAEARERAAEAEAKATEMVSEAIAKGDVNAINYFIAQKYVEAFGKFAMSPNTKTIILPTELSSLAGTVGGVTELVKSLTNDQASAKK, from the coding sequence ATGTTCGTAAGTGCATTTTCCGCAGTCATCCTTATTCTGGCGATCGTCATCGCCTTCAGCATCATCAAGATCGTACCGCAGGGACGTGAGTTTACGGTTGAGCGTTTTGGCCGCTATACGCGTACGTTGAAGCCCGGCATTTCGTTCCTGACGCCCTTCGTTGAAAGCATTGGCCGGCGGGTCAATATGATGGAGCGCGTGGTCGATGTGCCCCAACAAGAAGTCATCACTAAGGACAACGTGGTGGTTAAGGTCGATGGTATCGTCTTTACGCAAGTCATGGATGCCGCGGCGGCGGCGTACCGCGTCGATAATCTTGATAATGCGGTGACGCAACTGGCCATGACGAACTTGCGGACCGTGGTCGGTGGCATGGAACTGGATGAGGTTTTGTCGCAACGCAATTCCATAAATTCACGTCTTCTGACCGTGATTGATCAGGCAACCAGCCCGTGGGGCGTAAAGGTAAATCGAATTGAAATCAAAGATTTGAAGCCGCCTCTTGATATCACAGATTCAATGGCGCGTCAGATGAAAGCCGAACGTGAGCGCCGCGCTCAGATCATCGAAGCGGATGGTGACAAGCAGGCCGCGATTACTCGTGCCGAGGGTAACAAGCAGGCGACCGTTCTTGAAGCCGAGGGGCGCCGCGAAGCGGCCTATCGTGATGCCGAAGCCCGCGAACGCGCGGCCGAAGCTGAAGCCAAGGCGACGGAAATGGTGTCCGAAGCGATCGCTAAGGGCGATGTCAACGCTATCAACTATTTCATTGCGCAAAAGTACGTTGAGGCGTTCGGCAAGTTTGCAATGTCCCCGAACACTAAGACCATCATCCTGCCGACCGAGCTGTCCAGTCTGGCCGGGACCGTAGGTGGGGTTACCGAACTGGTTAAGTCCCTGACCAATGATCAAGCTTCAGCTAAAAAGTAA
- a CDS encoding NUDIX hydrolase: MQVKTHYPIPAIGVVCWRGDEVLLIRRGRAPRQGQWSIPGGKMDRFEPIANTALRELGEETGVEAELGPLIEVYEIMEPPSEAYPDGFHYVLIDYLARWVAGEPVAGDDADQASFVTLEAALDLVVEDDLKDVLLKSRALMDAR, translated from the coding sequence GTGCAAGTCAAAACTCATTATCCAATACCGGCGATCGGCGTTGTGTGCTGGCGGGGTGATGAGGTCTTGCTGATCCGGCGCGGTCGAGCCCCTCGCCAGGGGCAATGGTCGATCCCAGGTGGCAAGATGGATCGGTTTGAGCCGATAGCGAACACGGCTTTGCGGGAATTGGGTGAGGAAACCGGCGTCGAAGCCGAACTTGGCCCCTTGATCGAAGTTTATGAGATTATGGAACCGCCCTCCGAGGCGTATCCGGATGGGTTTCACTATGTGCTTATTGATTATCTGGCGCGTTGGGTGGCTGGAGAACCGGTGGCCGGTGACGATGCTGATCAGGCATCTTTCGTGACGTTGGAGGCGGCATTGGATTTAGTCGTTGAGGATGACCTTAAAGATGTATTGCTGAAATCACGCGCACTTATGGACGCACGGTGA
- a CDS encoding FAD-binding oxidoreductase → MTAAAQFAECPPVAPEILAEIKSVLGEGGYSEDALRVEAKLTEWRGKWKGHTPLLVLPKTTEELSKVVKICYEQGVAITPQGGNTGLVGGQIPFGEILVSLERMRAIRDVAPTDDTMVLEAGITLLEAQQIAENAGRHFPLSLAAEGTATIGGVISTNAGGTAVLRYGVTRDLVSGLEVVLPNGDIFRGLKRLRKDNTGYDLKQMFIGAEGTLGIITAASLKLFPVMNSRSVAIVGFETSQKAIDLLARAKQETGGQVEAFELMGRYGLSLVLKNIPDTREPLEAEYPWYALIEVASGDPDGAETSMERLLGAAFEEELILDAAIAQNDTQAAAFWRLREEHSAAEKVEGAAWKHDISVPLSRMAEYMEEGAKAIEAFLPGARLVAFGHVGDGNVHFNVIVPEGMDAKAFNDLRDEGSKVVHDLVHQYEGSISAEHGLGRMKTQEALLYKDPTAVAAMRAVRLALDPKRIMNPHVLF, encoded by the coding sequence ATGACCGCCGCCGCCCAATTTGCTGAATGCCCGCCGGTTGCACCGGAAATTCTGGCAGAAATCAAGTCCGTACTGGGCGAAGGTGGCTACAGCGAAGACGCTTTACGCGTCGAAGCCAAATTGACCGAATGGCGCGGCAAATGGAAGGGCCACACCCCCCTTCTAGTCCTGCCGAAAACGACGGAGGAACTCTCTAAAGTCGTCAAGATTTGCTATGAACAGGGCGTAGCTATTACCCCGCAAGGCGGCAACACAGGCTTAGTCGGCGGTCAGATTCCATTTGGCGAAATTCTGGTGTCGCTGGAACGTATGCGCGCCATCCGCGATGTCGCCCCAACGGATGATACTATGGTGCTGGAGGCAGGCATCACCCTGTTGGAAGCGCAACAGATTGCCGAAAACGCCGGACGTCACTTCCCGTTATCTCTGGCAGCCGAGGGCACGGCCACCATCGGTGGCGTCATCAGCACCAATGCTGGCGGCACGGCGGTCTTACGCTACGGCGTGACCCGCGATCTGGTTTCCGGTCTTGAGGTGGTTTTGCCCAATGGTGACATTTTCCGCGGCCTCAAGCGCTTGCGTAAAGACAATACCGGCTACGACCTCAAGCAGATGTTTATCGGCGCCGAAGGCACATTGGGTATCATCACGGCAGCCTCGCTAAAGCTGTTTCCGGTGATGAATTCGCGTTCTGTGGCTATTGTCGGCTTTGAAACCTCACAAAAAGCCATTGATCTTCTGGCCCGCGCCAAACAGGAAACGGGCGGTCAGGTCGAGGCGTTTGAACTGATGGGGCGCTATGGCCTGTCGCTGGTGCTCAAGAACATTCCTGATACCCGTGAACCGCTTGAGGCTGAATATCCGTGGTATGCCCTTATCGAAGTGGCATCGGGTGATCCTGATGGCGCTGAAACCTCAATGGAGCGCCTGCTGGGGGCTGCGTTTGAGGAAGAGTTGATCCTTGATGCGGCCATCGCCCAGAACGACACCCAAGCTGCTGCCTTTTGGCGGTTGCGCGAAGAACACTCGGCTGCCGAAAAGGTAGAGGGTGCGGCCTGGAAACATGACATTTCCGTCCCATTGTCACGCATGGCCGAATATATGGAAGAAGGCGCCAAGGCGATCGAAGCCTTCCTGCCCGGTGCGCGACTGGTGGCCTTTGGTCACGTTGGCGATGGCAACGTCCACTTTAACGTCATAGTCCCGGAAGGTATGGACGCCAAAGCCTTCAATGACTTACGTGACGAAGGTTCCAAAGTGGTTCATGATCTGGTGCACCAGTATGAAGG